The segment atgtgttGCACATTCTCTAAATTCtcctatttttaaaaatagctttcaaattgaaatgagAAGACCATggagtgacttttttttcttcattcaaaaaGTCCACTCTTTTCGGGTTACCCTAAAATGTCACTTGCGTGAGAATTTGCAAAGTCTCAGCCTCTGGCTCAATGTGATCTTGCAGATTTTTGGTATGCCTTTTGCATAGCTCGCACTTTGCTGATTTTGTAATCTATATGGAATCTGTGGTCATAATCAATCGATTGTGAAagttttaaagagaattctttaatttttcaaagaattttcaaagtaaatctggaatatttcttttaattttccttcaatatttctttagaaaattatatatttgatAAAGGAGTTAACCCGTTTTTTGTTAATGATCAggatttgaattgaaaaaaaaatctttcttctttcCAAACTAGTGTTTATGGTTTAATGatcaaaatcatttgaaaaagatccacaaaaatttgaatatgtttttgaataaaacgttctaaaatataaatagtgacgtcataaTTGTATTTTGGtcacttttataaaaaatactttgtcaAAAATCACCGACGAACCATTTGAATGAACGCAAATGgttcatttaattaaagggAGAAAAAGCCTACCTAATGATGACgtaattatttacatttttgcgaatttttgccGGTTTTTCTTAGCTGATCttagggaaaaattaaaagtctctttgatgatttttttttaaattctttcttgaatttctgcACGATTACGTGATTCTCAATCGCTTCCTCGAAGAAGGAGTTTTGTCATATAAAAtgggtaaactccttttattatttttatgaccTAAACTCTCGAGAGGAACATTATTGCTTCTTTGAccaaaattaactaaaattgtGTAAACAATCCATAGAAAATGTTAGCACATCCATAAAAGTTCCAAATcaagaaatgttaaaataaatcgtaattctattctaaaatttatttgttcctGAGGAAAGGGACAAAGTtctttaaagaagaagaactattaaataaaaagaaagtaaattcCTCGTTGATCTTATCCATTttattacttaattttatacagaacaattaaaattttcttaattatttaaaatgtaattaaaatgagcactatttaaaaaaaaacttcaaccaaaaaaaatctacagaaGACAACATTCAcagaaaatagggaaaatagTAAATGATTTTGCAGAGTAAGTGTACCACGCTGTACATTCACTTTATTCATTAATGCAAGTGTACAGCGAATTctctttactttttattttatctcgtGTTTGCAGAGACATATATTGTGATATGGCCCAGGAAGCTGATGATGTAAATTATGTGTGCCAAATGATTGATGGCAatcaatttcaagaaaaatttgctaAGCAATTTCAAGAACGTGTTGGGAGACTTCATTATCCATCCAATGCGATTAGAGGCCAAGCTGCGTTGAGGGATTAATTGGTGAATTCCAATCGAGACGCCGCCATGCCAAAACCGCGTGTGTGAGGTGAAAGAGTCAAAGTGAGGAAACTTCTTGTGGTTCGATGCTTTTTCATGGTCAACACAACTCATGGGACTTTTGTGTGCGTTTTCTTGCTGCTCTGGTTCTTCGTGCACCTTCTTTTCCAcgttaacatttttttttcggcggGGGACTGGTATATGGAGGGACCCGGTAGGCTGGTTGCGGGTCGATCCGTGAGCGTGGCGCAGAGGGGAGTGGGGGGATGAGGGAgcggaaaagaaaaatccaaaggCAGCTCGAGTGAATTTCTTGGACGAAAATTTGGGTATAAAAGCACACGGCACATGGGGCAGAGTCATCAGTCAAACAGTTGAGTTCGGTCTCATAGAAATTCAGCACAGAcctctttaaaacaaaaacaaatcaaaatgTTCAAATTGGTGAGTTCttcgtgaattttcttttgtgatcaaagaaggatttttttttgaaaatcttgagGATTTGCAAGGATTTTAAGTGAAGTGTAGCAGAGGGATTAAtgtgaaatgtattttttctgtgATTGTTTTAGGTGGTGTTGTCTGCTATCCTGGCCGTTGCCGTCGCTGCCCCATCTGGAGTCTCCCACTATGCTGCCCCCATCCTCACCAAAGCCGTCCACTATGCCGAACCCCTCCACGCCACGGTGGTGAAGCCCGAGCTGGAGCGCCGCACATACGTCGAGGTTGAGCCCCAGGTGCACGTTGTGGACACCCCAGTGGTGAAGAAGGTTGCCGATGTTGTTGAGCACATCCCAACTGCTGTGTCCCACCAGAGCTCCACCATTGTCCACAACACCGAGCGCATTGCTCACCCCATCCTTGCTCACGGATACGAGAAGACCATCGTCGAGGGTGCCCCACTCGTCAAGACCTACCATGAGGATACCCCAGTCCTCAAGACCTACACCGCTCCCATTGGTTATGCTCACCACTACGAACCCCATCTCTACTCCCACGCCTACGCCTACACTGCCCCACACGCCTACGCCCACACCTATGCCGCCCCAGCCCTCCGCTACGGATGGTAATTCAGCAGCGATGGTCCCACTCATCGTCCCCATCGACTGATGATACGTTCATCCACGCCGCTTTCTATTGTTCACATTCCCCACCAAAACTGCCAATTCTGCTGAATGTGAAAGATTAGAATGATTCGGTgctcaataaattattgaacgaacaatttacaaaatgaaacatttcttttatttctctccaATAAATTCTTCGATGCTCCACTTTCAACCCTCCCCACTGTACTTGACCCACAATTTGACCTAAACCATCCAATAAATTCCGCATAACAAATTGCCCAAGATCATGTATGCTGAACCAATGCGGAGGGTCATGTAAATTCACTCCAAGAAACCCCAATGAGAGTTACCGAATAAGTGAAACGacgtattttaattttcaacgcAATTTGTTGGGTTTTTGGTGTCACAAATATACGGTGGTAAAGCAAAGTTCAAACTCCTTGACCAATAAAAGagacaagagaaaaaattaagttgtgcagtctttcattttaatgcaaagTAGTCACATTATAATGCGGAATTACACAAGTATTTATATGCAATTTCACTCTGTGACTGACTCACTATGGGTCAGATTGCAAACTTAATATGCTGAAGAGATATACaaacattaaattcaaatatttttttcattaaactaAAATTCAAAGGTAAATTCAAAgctatttattatatatttttaagtggaggcgccaggtagTTCTTATGTATCTTCTTCCATCGTTATCTATCGATGTTTTATTTAGTCaacaatttaacaaaaaaactgACAATGTTTTGTAGATAGTTTATGATCTAATTTTGTCTTTAAGTTctgtagaaaatattttaattcaataaattaaaatataaagctTCTAAAGCTTCAAGTTTTCGAGTCAAAGCGAGCTGTTTGTGTATAGAAAAAGTGCCCTGATTaggtattaattaaatcatctccttgaaatatgttttatgcgcttctattttaatttccattctTAACCAGTTGACACACCTTCTCCATCTAAGTGTGAGTATCTGTATCAAACAATATTCTGCCTCCATAGTAGACAAGTCATGAAGTCTGTAATATTGTTAcgtggaataaattaataaaattgaatatcaaattaataaaatatattttatgagatATTTTGAGTACAAAATTACAGCTGCAATATAGTCCCTCccaattttagattttatgaaaattatttgtttgaattaataaattttcttgtcttcaTTGCGTTGATGTCTATTTTACCCATTTTAGCACCACGTTTAGCTATTAATTACTGTGAAGGCTCAATAAATCTACTAAATTATGTGTTACTCTTTGCTTTTGCTACTGATCCTGCCACTACCTTATATGTATGACTTAATTATACTTCTGCCACATATAAATCTTAATCTCTCCATCAAACACTACAACATAATCTCAAGGTATGAAGCACCATCCATGTTGATGCGTAGtcgaaaaaatttaaatataccAACCAATTCTTTGGGTGTCACGTCTTCCACAACAGTGGCAGCAATTGCAGTAAATCAcgaatacaaaagaaaagatcatGTTGAAAATCTTCAACCTCTTTTGCATCACCACACAGCATCgcttaagaaataaaacaagttGATTCGGTGGACGCGATTTGTGAGAAACAAACGTGCATTTTTACAAATGAACGAATAAATTATAACCTtgtaatcaaattaattttcacatatgAGTGTCACCCATGAAAGTGGATCAGttgcaaaattcatcaattgtGAGCAATTTCAGTTAACATCAAAAGTTTAGGCTCAAGTAAAATTCAACCATCGCGAAATGATATTCCAATGACAAAGTCCTCCGCACATTCGTCTCGAATTtgatctttttgtttttctttgctctATACTTCCATCGCGGCAGCAAAACAATGAGCCATTGCATTGCCGCACACagatttaatgaagaaatacAATGTTAGCTAATTGAACTGACATTTTTTactgaaattgaaattaaggagtttattcattttttttttggtttaacgg is part of the Lutzomyia longipalpis isolate SR_M1_2022 chromosome 3, ASM2433408v1 genome and harbors:
- the LOC129792325 gene encoding larval/pupal cuticle protein H1C-like, giving the protein MFKLVVLSAILAVAVAAPSGVSHYAAPILTKAVHYAEPLHATVVKPELERRTYVEVEPQVHVVDTPVVKKVADVVEHIPTAVSHQSSTIVHNTERIAHPILAHGYEKTIVEGAPLVKTYHEDTPVLKTYTAPIGYAHHYEPHLYSHAYAYTAPHAYAHTYAAPALRYGW